A region from the Brassica napus cultivar Da-Ae chromosome C8, Da-Ae, whole genome shotgun sequence genome encodes:
- the LOC106415707 gene encoding kinesin-like protein KIN-7E: protein MGAIAGEELKKMDKTQVPVAREEKIMVLVRLRPLNEKEILANEAADWECINDTTVLYRNTLREGSTFPSAYTFDRVYRGECPTRQVYEDGPKEVALSVVKGINSSIFAYGQTSSGKTYTMTGITEFAVADIFDYIFKHEDRAFVVKFSAIEIYNEAIRDLLSPDSTPLRLRDDPEKGAVVEKTTEEVLRDWNHLKDLISVCEAQRKIGETSLNQKSSRSHQIIKLTVESSAREFLGKENSATLIASVNFIDLAGSERASQALSAGARLKEGCHINRSLLTLGTVIRKLSMGRQGHINYRDSKLTRILQPCLGGNARTAIVCTLSPARSHVEQTRNTLLFACCAKEVTTKAQINVVMSDKALVKQLQRELARLESELRNPAPASSSCDCGVVLRKKDLQIQKMEKQLVEMTKQRDLAQSRLEDYMRMVEQDDSSKAGTPHFRNRNNKWGDGSVSETSGVVDPDRTSFISDGTSTPLSTARAPIRSHPDEDLEEVLSLGRSGDQSEEYCKEVQCIEVEESASEIVCNDEGRADAETHLGQSATANGGTGVAQNRNPSSVRSVRVRKSWSRGDTAPGTSTPPDALEIDYPGRPEVHGIAFPELESGSGNKLLRNDSMSSRGSDSTEAHSVGTPMVGEDGGITSIRSFVEGLKEMVSDPDNSGKLGNDISLEAMEKEVSGTMTNWAEEFNRQREQILELWQTCHVSLVHRTYFFLLFTGDQADSIYIGVELRRLSFMKESFSQGNKAFERGQTLTVASSLKALQRERRMLSKLVGKRFSVDERKRLYEKFGIDVNSKRRRLQLANQLWSIPKDITHAVDSAAVVAKLVRFVEQGRAMKEMFGLSFTPPFPTTRRSLTWRKSMTTFF, encoded by the exons ATGGGAGCGATTGCTGGAGAAGAGCTGAAGAAAATGGACAAGACACAGGTGCCTGTAGCCCGTGAAGAGAAGATAATGGTTCTGGTTAGACTGAGACCTCTGAACGAGAAAGAGATCTTGGCTAATGAAGCTGCAGATTGGGAATGCATCAATGACACCACCGTTTTGTATAGAAACACGTTGCGCGAAGGCTCAACTTTTCCTTCTGCATACACATTCG ATAGAGTGTACCGAGGTGAATGCCCAACCAGACAAGTTTACGAGGATGGTCCCAAGGAAGTTGCTCTCTCGGTTGTCAAAGGAATCAACT CTAGTATTTTCGCATATGGTCAGACGAGCAGTGGAAAGACATACACAATGACTGGTATTACCGAGTTTGCCGTGGCTGACATATTTGACTATATATTTAAG CATGAAGATAGGGCGTTTGTTGTGAAGTTTTCGGCTATAGAGATATACAATGAGGCCATCCGAGATCTTCTCAGCCCGGATAGTACACCACTGAGGCTACGAGATGATCCTGAG AAAGGAGCCGTCGTTGAAAAAACAACAGAGGAAGTCCTGAGAGACTGGAACCATTTGAAGGATCTGATCTCTGTTTGTGAAG CGCAGCGGAAGATTGGCGAAACCTCATTGAATCAGAAAAGTTCTAGATCTCATCAAATTATTAAACTA ACAGTTGAAAGCTCTGCTCGTGAGTTCCTAGGCAAAGAAAACTCAGCCACTCTCATAGCGAGTGTG AATTTCATTGATTTGGCCGGGAGCGAGCGTGCGTCGCAGGCCTTATCAGCTGGTGCAAGACTCAAGGAGGGTTGTCACATCAATCGAAGTTTGCTGACTCTAGGAACTGTGATACGCAAACTCAG CATGGGAAGACAAGGACACATCAACTATAGAGACTCCAAGCTCACACGCATTCTTCAGCCGTGTTTGGGGGGAAATGCCAGAACCGCCATAGTCTGCACGCTGAGCCCAGCAAGGAGCCATGTGGAGCAGACTAGAAACACGCTTTTGTTTGCCTGCTGTGCTAAGGAAGTCACCACGAAGGCGCAGATCAATGTTGTTATGTCAGACAAAGCTTTGGTGAAGCAACTACAGCGTGAGCTAGCCAGGCTCGAAAGCGAGCTGAGAAACCCAGCCCCTGCCTCCTCAAGTTGCGATTGTGGGGTTGTGCTGAGAAAGAAAGACCTTCAGATACAAAAG ATGGAGAAGCAACTCGTAGAAATGACTAAACAGCGGGATCTTGCTCAGTCTCGGCTTGAAGACTACATGAGGATGGTTGAACAGGATGATTCTTCGAAG GCTGGAACTCCACATTTCCGTAACCGTAACAACAAGTGGGGCGATGGTTCAGTGTCAGAAACATCAGGTGTGGTTGATCCAGACAGGACTAGTTTCATATCAGATGGCACGTCCACGCCTCTGTCGACTGCAAGAGCTCCTATTAGGTCTCACCCTGACGAGGATCTAGAGGAAGTATTGTCTCTTGGTCGTTCAGGAGATCAATCTGAAGAATATTGCAAAGAAGTACAATGCATTGAGGTGGAAGAATCAGCTAGTGAGATTGTTTGCAACGATGAAGGAAGGGCAGATGCAGAAACACATTTGGGCCAGAGTGCAACGGCAAACGGTGGAACAGGTGTCGCTCAAAATAGGAATCCGTCAAGTGTTAGAAGCGTTAGGGTGAGGAAGAGTTGGAGCCGCGGAGATACTGCGCCGGGGACAAGCACTCCCCCTGACGCCCTGGAGATAGACTACCCTGGAAGACCGGAGGTTCATGGTATTGCGTTTCCTGAGTTAGAGTCTGGCTCTGGTAATAAATTGTTGAGGAATGATTCAATGTCTTCTCGCGGAAGCGATTCCACTGAGGCTCACAGCGTCGGAACACCGATGGTGGGAGAAGATGGAGGTATCACCAGCATCCGGTCATTTGTTGAAGGGCTCAAAGAGATG GTTTCGGATCCTGATAATTCGGGAAAATTGGGGAATGACATTAGTCTGGAGGCTATGGAGAAAGAGGTGTCCGGGACGATGACGAACTGGGCAGAGGAATTCAACAGACAAAGGGAACAGATTCTGGAACTTTGGCAGACATGTCATGTCTCGTTAGTGCACAGAACATACTTCTTCTTGCTCTTCACGGGAGATCAAGCAGATTCGATATACATCGGAGTAGAGCTAAGAAGACTCTCCTTTATGAAAGAAAGCTTTTCTCAAGGAAACAAAGCCTTTGAAAGAGGACAAACGCTCACAGTAGCTTCAAG TTTGAAAGCACTTCAGAGGGAGAGACGGATGCTAAGCAAGCTGGTTGGGAAGAGGTTTTCTGTAGATGAAAGGAAGAGGCTTTATGAGAAGTTTGGGATCGATGTTAACTCGAAACGCCGGCGGTTGCAGCTGGCAAACCAGCTCTGGAGTATACCCAAGGACATAACCCACGCGGTGGATAGCGCAGCCGTTGTAGCGAAGCTCGTAAGGTTCGTGGAGCAAGGAAGAGCAATGAAGGAGATGTTTGGTCTGAGCTTCACGCCTCCATTTCCGACAACTCGGAGATCTCTTACCTGGAGAAAAAGCATGACCACGTTTTTCTGA
- the LOC106365235 gene encoding 30S ribosomal protein S31, mitochondrial-like, which yields MAAAMQWCGAMTRRIMMAHGTPAAVKRCSSLSPAVAAAMEVCGRGDSKTKKGKRFKGSYGNSRGKKQKMIERIKDKLEVPRSTPWPLPFKLI from the coding sequence atggcggCGGCGATGCAGTGGTGCGGCGCGATGACACGGCGGATTATGATGGCGCACGGTACGCCTGCAGCAGTGAAGAGGTGTTCTTCGTTATCCCCGGCGGTGGCGGCGGCGATGGAAGTGTGCGGGAGAGGGGATAGTAAGACGAAGAAAGGGAAAAGGTTCAAAGGATCGTACGGGAACTCGAGAGGGAAGAAGCAGAAGATGATTGAGAGGATCAAAGACAAGCTCGAGGTTCCCAGGTCCACTCCTTGGCCTCTCCCTTTCAAGCTCATCTGA